The sequence below is a genomic window from Chryseobacterium foetidum.
TTTATTGAATCTTATTTAAATTTAAAAATGCTTTTAAAAGCCTATCAAAATTAGGAAAAATCTTGCCAAAAGGAATGTGTTTGAGGTATGATTCGGTAAATAATTAAGATTTAAAATGACCATCAGAAAAAATGAGACGTGTAAATTAAAGAATTCAGACGTGTAAATTAATAAGTTTAGACGTGTGAATTTTAGAGGTTTTAATTTCAATCAAAAATTCATACGGGTGAGTTCAGGAATTCATGCGGATGAATTGAGTAAATCATGCGGATGAATTGGAAGATTGATGCGGGTGAATTTCGGAATCAATTTGCATGAGTTTGAAAATGCTCCATAGGAGCAATATCTGTGTAGAAAAAATAATCTGTTCGGATGGCGCGTTCCGTAGGAACGCTATCTCTTTTCAATCGAATCGTTTACACAAAAAAGCATCCCCGAAAGAATGCTTATATGATTTAAATTTATTTAAAATTATTTCTCCCAAACCAATGCACTTGCGCCTAAAATAGCAGCATCAGCTTCATCCAGTTCAGAGAAAACCAATCTCACCTTATTTCTGAAAATAGGAAGAAGGTTTCTTTCCATGTGAAGTTTGGCAGGTTTTAAAATGAAATCTCCTGCTTTGATGACTCCACCAAACAAAAGAATGGCCTGCGGGGAAGAGAACATTACGAAGTTCGCCAACGCCTCACCCAGTTTCTGACCTGTATATCTGAAAACTTCTATCGCAACAGGATCTTCTTTCAAGGCACATTCGTGAACCGTTTTAGAGTTAATTGATTCTTCAGGATATTGATTCAACATGGAATCAGGGAATTCAGCACGCATTTTCTTGGCTGTGATGGCAATTCCGGTAGCTGATGCGTAGGATTCAAGACTGCCTTCGGAGCCTGTGCTCCAGTGTTTTCTGCCGCCTGGTTTTACAATGGTGTGGCCCAATTCTCCGGCAAAACCATCGCTGCCGTAAATCAGATGTCCTCCGGAAACAATTCCGCTTCCTACACCGGTTCCAAGGGTAATCATGATGAAATCTCTCATGCCTCTTGCGGCACCGTACATCATTTCACCAAGCGCTGCTGCGTTGGCATCGTTGGTCATTTTGCAGGGCTTACCAAATTTTTCGGTCATCAAGTCTGCAAACTGAATCACGCCTTTCCATGGAAGATTGGGAGCAAGCTCGATAGTTCCTCTGTAGTAATTTGCGTTGGGAGCGCCTACACCGATACCTTCAATTCCGGCCTCACAATATTCTTCAATCAAGGGTTGAATCTGCTCGTAAAGCGCATCCACAAACTCTTCAGGTGTGCTGTATTGGTCGGTTGACAGGGAACCTTTGGTTAAAATCTGACCTCTGTGATTTACAAGACCAAATTTAGTATTGGTTCCACCGATATCGATACCTAATGCAACCTGTTTTGACAAATCTACTACTGACATTTTCTTATTGTATAATTTCGAGGCAATAAATTTATAAAAAAGATTGTATTAATAATCAGTAAACCTGATTTATTTAAATTCTTTACATCGCTTTTCTGGTCTTCTTTCTTCGTCCCCACCAGATTAAAAATCCTGTCACTGGCAATGAAGCACAGATTAAACTCACAATAAATGCAATGATTTTCGTTGGTAAACCTAAAATTGATCCTACGTGGATATCGTAATTGGCAGCCACGGTTTTTTCACCAAAGTTCTTGTCTTCGTGATTGTAGGTGTGTAATAATTCGCCTGAGTTTTCATCAAAAATCAGACTGCTGTTTTTGTGGTAAGAGTAGGAGAGATGCTTTACAAAAACCGAAAAATTCGGGTGCTCGTGATCATCCATGTGAGGATGTCCGAGATCGATAGCAAAGCCATACGACTCTGGATATTTTGCATGAACTGTCGAAATGACTTTGTCTAAAGTAGTTTCGTTTCTCAGTTCGATCGGTGCCTTTGTTGTGATATGGGAGAAATCAGGATACACGGTATT
It includes:
- a CDS encoding ROK family protein, encoding MSVVDLSKQVALGIDIGGTNTKFGLVNHRGQILTKGSLSTDQYSTPEEFVDALYEQIQPLIEEYCEAGIEGIGVGAPNANYYRGTIELAPNLPWKGVIQFADLMTEKFGKPCKMTNDANAAALGEMMYGAARGMRDFIMITLGTGVGSGIVSGGHLIYGSDGFAGELGHTIVKPGGRKHWSTGSEGSLESYASATGIAITAKKMRAEFPDSMLNQYPEESINSKTVHECALKEDPVAIEVFRYTGQKLGEALANFVMFSSPQAILLFGGVIKAGDFILKPAKLHMERNLLPIFRNKVRLVFSELDEADAAILGASALVWEK